Proteins found in one Spartobacteria bacterium genomic segment:
- a CDS encoding DUF4007 family protein: MSKQRTKLSGHQTFSFRYGWLEKGYAFIKEGNRFSDETAIVKLGVGKNMVESIKYWCEMTGIIEDGAITLFGDRLLDEDDGWDPFLEDQASWWLLHWKLIANKAFKTSGSALFFSLRKPEFAKKDVAEAALQLVEAGKKAPSDSIIMRDVDCYIRAYCGIQRFEKKNAKDDSFECPLQELNIVQPMSDNELYRFAIGRKTTLPPEIIGYAMSQFLSRDGANKHSTTVQNALYQENSPGQAFMLDENALVEAIQDLCENKAWSEKFGFTESAGNAQIYCYVGSDDAGSLLDSYYRRGNA; this comes from the coding sequence ATGAGCAAACAACGGACAAAGCTTTCCGGCCACCAAACCTTCTCATTTCGCTATGGCTGGCTGGAAAAAGGCTATGCCTTTATAAAAGAGGGTAACCGGTTTTCAGATGAAACGGCCATCGTAAAGCTGGGTGTAGGGAAAAATATGGTCGAGAGCATCAAATACTGGTGTGAAATGACCGGAATTATTGAGGATGGAGCGATCACTCTTTTTGGAGACCGTTTGCTTGATGAAGATGACGGCTGGGATCCGTTTTTGGAAGATCAGGCCTCGTGGTGGTTGCTCCATTGGAAGCTAATTGCGAATAAAGCATTTAAGACCTCTGGTTCGGCACTGTTTTTCAGCCTTCGAAAGCCGGAGTTTGCAAAGAAGGATGTGGCAGAGGCCGCGCTTCAGCTCGTTGAGGCCGGTAAAAAAGCTCCATCTGACAGCATTATTATGCGGGATGTTGATTGCTATATCCGCGCCTATTGCGGAATCCAGCGATTCGAGAAGAAAAATGCAAAGGATGACTCTTTTGAGTGTCCTTTGCAGGAGCTCAACATAGTCCAGCCCATGAGTGATAATGAACTGTACCGCTTCGCAATCGGAAGAAAGACGACCCTGCCACCAGAAATCATCGGGTATGCCATGAGTCAGTTTCTGAGCCGCGATGGGGCAAATAAGCATTCAACGACTGTTCAGAATGCTCTTTATCAAGAAAACAGCCCCGGACAAGCCTTTATGCTCGATGAAAACGCCTTGGTAGAGGCCATTCAGGATCTGTGCGAAAATAAGGCATGGAGTGAAAAATTCGGCTTCACCGAAAGTGCCGGTAACGCACAAATCTACTGTTATGTCGGATCCGACGATGCTGGGAGCCTGCTTGATAGTTATTACCGACGGGGGAACGCCTAA